Proteins from a single region of Streptomyces sp. TN58:
- a CDS encoding ABC transporter substrate-binding protein: protein MTARTVRGAARATVAAALITGVAACSTPGTGAAGAAGADSVVVGIATEPESLSPLLGYGKDGNSKIFDGLLTHDADMKLKPALAEALPDVSADGRTYSFTLRRGVKFSDGAPFSAKDVVFTYRTILDPATNNASRTELDAIESVEAKGEDTVVFTLKYPYAPFAERTVLPIAPEHIAGGQDVNSGDFTTRPVGTGPYVLTGWSKGEKLSFKANPGHWGGEPAVKKLTMAVIKDDDVRATRLRSGELDGAILPPNLAKGFAKDPARRTYAARTFDYRNVTLPTHHKVTGDLAVRQALDIAVDRTAMVDKLLEGAGRPAYGPVPTGSPWFAAGTERPHDLDRARRILDDAGWKTGEDGIRAKDGVRASFPLWYTSGDKIRQDHALAFASDAKKAGIEVRTEAGTWEVIEPRMRTEAVLAGGGSPADPDFDQYLLLTSSLGGDGFNNMAWYDDPAVDAALAEGRRSADPAIRKAAYDTVQRRLAENPGYVFLTHIDHLYVVNDRWDGLGTQVEPHDHGLGAGPWWNVENWKPRQKQK, encoded by the coding sequence ATGACGGCCCGGACAGTACGGGGAGCGGCCAGGGCGACGGTGGCCGCCGCACTCATCACGGGCGTGGCGGCATGCTCCACCCCCGGAACCGGGGCCGCCGGCGCCGCCGGCGCGGACTCCGTCGTCGTCGGCATCGCGACCGAGCCGGAGAGCCTCAGCCCGCTGCTGGGCTACGGCAAGGACGGCAACTCCAAGATCTTCGACGGCCTGCTCACGCACGACGCGGACATGAAGCTGAAGCCCGCCCTGGCCGAAGCCCTCCCGGACGTCTCCGCGGACGGGCGCACCTACTCCTTCACGCTGCGCCGGGGCGTGAAGTTCAGCGACGGCGCCCCCTTCTCCGCCAAGGACGTCGTCTTCACCTACAGGACGATCCTCGACCCGGCGACGAACAACGCCTCCAGGACCGAGCTGGACGCGATCGAGTCCGTCGAGGCGAAGGGCGAGGACACCGTCGTCTTCACCCTGAAGTACCCCTACGCGCCCTTCGCCGAGCGGACCGTGCTGCCCATCGCCCCCGAGCACATCGCCGGCGGGCAGGACGTCAACAGCGGCGACTTCACCACCCGTCCCGTCGGCACCGGCCCCTACGTGCTCACCGGCTGGTCCAAGGGGGAGAAGCTCAGCTTCAAGGCCAACCCCGGCCACTGGGGCGGCGAGCCCGCCGTCAAGAAGCTCACCATGGCCGTGATCAAGGACGACGACGTACGCGCCACCCGCCTGCGCTCCGGCGAACTGGACGGCGCCATCCTGCCCCCGAACCTCGCCAAGGGCTTCGCGAAGGACCCGGCGCGCCGCACCTACGCCGCCAGGACCTTCGACTACCGCAACGTCACCCTCCCGACGCACCACAAGGTCACCGGCGACCTCGCCGTCCGGCAGGCCCTGGACATCGCCGTGGACCGCACGGCCATGGTCGACAAGCTGCTGGAGGGCGCGGGCAGGCCCGCCTACGGCCCGGTCCCCACCGGCAGCCCGTGGTTCGCCGCCGGCACCGAGCGCCCCCACGACCTCGACCGGGCCCGCAGGATCCTCGACGACGCCGGCTGGAAGACGGGCGAGGACGGCATCCGCGCCAAGGACGGCGTCCGCGCCTCCTTCCCCCTCTGGTACACCTCCGGCGACAAGATCCGCCAGGACCACGCCCTCGCCTTCGCCTCCGACGCCAAGAAGGCGGGCATCGAGGTCAGGACCGAGGCCGGGACCTGGGAGGTCATCGAACCCCGGATGAGGACCGAGGCCGTCCTCGCCGGCGGCGGCTCACCCGCCGACCCGGACTTCGACCAGTACCTGCTGCTCACCTCCTCCCTCGGCGGCGACGGCTTCAACAACATGGCCTGGTACGACGATCCGGCCGTGGACGCGGCCCTCGCCGAAGGGCGCCGCAGCGCCGACCCGGCCATCCGCAAGGCCGCCTACGACACGGTGCAGCGCCGGCTCGCCGAGAACCCGGGCTACGTCTTCCTCACCCACATCGACCACCTCTACGTCGTGAACGACCGGTGGGACGGGCTCGGAACCCAGGTGGAGCCGCACGACCACGGCCTCGGCGCCGGCCCCTGGTGGAACGTCGAGAACTGGAAGCCCCGGCAGAAGCAGAAGTGA
- a CDS encoding ABC transporter ATP-binding protein: MLELTDITAGYDRRAPAVRGAHLTLRPGESLGLLGPSGCGKSTLARVAALLHRPDRGTVTLDGHTVTGFSHRAPRSLRTAVGVVFQQPRLAADPRLRLRDLVAEPLRATGRRREAAARVAELAERVGLGADLLSRRPHEVSDGQLQRACLARALALRPRWLVCDEMTAMLDASTTAALVGVVEDYRAETGAGLLAVGHDPVLLGRWCANTAHWSEIVKD; the protein is encoded by the coding sequence ATGCTTGAGCTCACGGACATCACCGCCGGCTACGACCGCCGTGCCCCCGCGGTCCGGGGCGCGCACCTCACCCTGCGCCCGGGGGAGTCCCTGGGCCTGCTCGGCCCGAGCGGTTGCGGCAAGTCCACCCTGGCCCGGGTCGCCGCCCTGCTGCACCGGCCCGACCGGGGGACCGTCACCCTCGACGGCCACACCGTGACCGGCTTCTCCCACCGCGCCCCGCGCTCGCTGCGCACCGCGGTCGGCGTCGTCTTCCAGCAGCCGCGGCTCGCCGCCGACCCCCGCCTGCGGCTGCGCGACCTCGTCGCGGAACCGCTGCGGGCGACCGGCCGGCGTAGGGAAGCGGCGGCGCGGGTGGCCGAGTTGGCCGAGCGGGTGGGACTCGGCGCGGACCTGCTCTCCCGCCGGCCCCACGAGGTCAGCGACGGCCAGCTGCAACGCGCCTGCCTGGCCCGGGCCTTGGCGCTGCGGCCGCGCTGGCTGGTCTGCGACGAGATGACCGCCATGCTCGACGCCTCCACCACGGCCGCGCTGGTCGGCGTCGTCGAGGACTACCGCGCCGAGACCGGCGCCGGGCTCCTCGCGGTGGGCCACGACCCGGTACTGCTGGGGCGCTGGTGCGCGAACACCGCCCACTGGAGCGAGATCGTCAAGGACTGA
- a CDS encoding ABC transporter permease — protein sequence MARMAGRRTLSAAPVLLAVTFGVFALAALSPFDPVKAYAGTAGLTASQAELDQLRTNLGADRPLTARWWDWLTSALTGDLGTSTVMRQPVTDVITERVGWSALLAACAFTAAVLAGTALGVLAARRAGGALDRAVSALAYTLEAAPVFWPALLAIWLFSVRLGALPSGGLTDAGSDTVTFAQVASHLVLPALVLGASQLPWFFLYVRQGVADALGEDPVRGARARGLAEHRILLGHALRSGMLPMLTLIGSRVPELITGALLVETVFSWPGIAAATVQAATAVDFPLLAALTVLATAAVLAGNLLSDLLYGLADPRVGFDG from the coding sequence ATGGCGCGCATGGCGGGGCGGCGCACCCTGTCCGCCGCCCCCGTCCTGCTCGCCGTCACCTTCGGCGTCTTCGCCCTCGCCGCGCTCTCCCCCTTCGACCCCGTCAAGGCCTACGCCGGAACCGCGGGACTCACCGCCTCGCAGGCCGAACTCGACCAGCTGCGGACCAACCTCGGCGCCGACCGGCCCCTGACCGCCCGCTGGTGGGACTGGCTGACCTCGGCGCTCACCGGCGACCTCGGCACCTCCACCGTCATGCGCCAGCCCGTCACCGACGTCATCACGGAGCGGGTCGGCTGGTCGGCGCTGCTCGCCGCCTGCGCCTTCACCGCGGCCGTCCTCGCGGGCACCGCGCTCGGCGTCCTGGCCGCGCGCCGGGCGGGCGGCGCGTTGGACCGGGCCGTCTCCGCGCTCGCCTACACCCTGGAGGCCGCCCCCGTCTTCTGGCCGGCACTGCTCGCCATCTGGCTCTTCTCGGTACGGCTCGGCGCACTGCCCTCGGGCGGCCTCACCGACGCCGGCAGCGACACCGTCACCTTCGCGCAGGTCGCCTCCCACCTGGTGCTGCCCGCGCTGGTGCTGGGCGCCTCCCAACTGCCCTGGTTCTTCCTGTACGTCCGCCAGGGCGTCGCCGACGCACTGGGCGAGGACCCCGTACGGGGCGCCCGCGCGCGGGGTCTGGCCGAACACCGGATCCTCCTCGGCCACGCCCTGCGCTCCGGAATGCTGCCGATGCTGACGCTGATCGGCTCCCGGGTGCCCGAACTGATCACCGGCGCCCTGCTGGTGGAGACCGTCTTCAGCTGGCCCGGCATCGCCGCGGCAACCGTACAGGCGGCCACTGCCGTCGACTTCCCCCTGCTGGCGGCCCTGACGGTGCTGGCCACCGCGGCCGTACTCGCCGGGAACCTGCTGTCCGACCTGCTGTACGGGCTGGCCGACCCCAGGGTGGGCTTCGATGGCTGA
- a CDS encoding ABC transporter permease: MADTVWRPRGRTRPTTRTLRVRASAAAMAVIVLAVLAVPPLAQLDQQAVDLASKLQPPSWEHPFGTDDVGRDLLLRCVYGLRVSLLVGLVAALAATVIGTAVGAAAGALGGWTDRLAMRAVDTLSSVPHLLLGIFVVALFRPGVWPVVASVAATHWLSTARIVRAEVLSLRGRPYVDAAVSGGASRWRVTVRHLVPGILPQAGLAAVLMIPHAMWHESALSFLGLGLPAHQASLGGLVQTGRGSLLAGDWWPTFFPGLLLIVPTLAVAGLAGAWRDRLNPRRRSELTL, from the coding sequence ATGGCTGACACCGTCTGGCGTCCGCGGGGCCGCACCCGGCCCACCACCCGCACCCTGCGGGTCCGAGCCTCCGCCGCCGCCATGGCGGTCATCGTGCTGGCCGTGCTGGCCGTACCGCCGCTGGCACAGCTTGACCAACAGGCGGTCGACCTGGCGTCGAAGCTGCAACCCCCCTCGTGGGAACACCCCTTCGGTACCGACGACGTCGGCCGAGACCTGCTGCTGCGGTGCGTCTACGGCCTGCGCGTCTCCCTCCTCGTCGGCCTCGTGGCCGCACTCGCCGCCACCGTGATCGGCACCGCGGTGGGAGCCGCAGCGGGCGCCCTCGGCGGCTGGACCGACCGGCTGGCGATGCGCGCGGTGGACACCCTCTCCTCCGTCCCCCACCTGCTCCTGGGCATCTTCGTCGTCGCCCTGTTCCGTCCGGGGGTCTGGCCCGTCGTCGCCTCGGTGGCGGCCACCCACTGGCTCTCCACGGCCCGGATCGTCCGCGCGGAAGTCCTGTCCCTGCGCGGCCGGCCCTACGTGGACGCCGCCGTCTCCGGCGGAGCCTCCCGGTGGCGGGTCACCGTACGGCACCTGGTGCCCGGCATCCTCCCGCAGGCCGGCCTCGCCGCCGTGCTGATGATCCCGCACGCGATGTGGCACGAGTCCGCCCTGTCCTTCCTCGGCCTAGGACTGCCCGCCCACCAGGCCAGCCTGGGCGGCCTCGTACAGACCGGGCGCGGCTCGCTGCTCGCCGGGGACTGGTGGCCCACCTTCTTCCCCGGCCTGCTCCTGATCGTCCCGACCCTGGCCGTCGCCGGCCTCGCGGGCGCCTGGCGCGACCGCCTGAACCCGCGCCGCCGATCGGAGCTGACCCTGTGA
- a CDS encoding ATP-binding protein yields the protein MFGEYSVNDNQPDSANGAPRGGAGSPWGNLPPEPASFIGREAELHLLGQLLRERRLITLTGVGGVGKTRLALRAAADARQARPDGVWWVDLSPLRDPALLTTTTAHTVGLVDHSPRPLDEELCAWMADKELLLVLDTCEHLVADCRHLAGELLQSAPGLTILITSREPLRCAIEEVVEVRPLPCEGPDSDALALFRARALTAAPHAAAVFADPERTAVAAEVCRRLDGIPLALELAGARLRSWTVEQMAERIGERFEMLSDARATRPPRHRTMRTTIGWSHELCEPLERLLWARLSVFTGDFDIAAARAVCAGGPLPASRVERVLAGLTAKSVVLRSRERGAGTRYRLLDTIREYGQDWLAELGETQLVSDRHAHWYAALSQAADRGWMGPGQVDWYRRITAEHTQLRTALEHLLTADPAAALEMAGNLWFFWCACGHVNEGRAFLERALRLAPRTEVAYNQALWSLGLTMVLQGDMDEARRVGEQCALHAARLADPERELRAAYLHAASVLMPGDPVRALELSGPRARAAHGGRPTGPGWLLCKLTTGYSLCALERFEEAAEEARSLREACTELGERWMRAYADYVLAVAALGLGDHGEAARHVRAMLSGKRLLGDRLGIALGLDLLATAVAGLGDGELAARLLGTGHAWWRTVGRPQMGSPSLTALRDEGERQARAVIGDAAFEAAFRGGAAAFTG from the coding sequence GTGTTCGGTGAGTACTCGGTCAATGACAATCAGCCAGATTCCGCGAACGGCGCGCCCCGGGGCGGCGCCGGATCACCCTGGGGAAACCTGCCGCCGGAACCGGCGAGCTTCATCGGCAGGGAGGCCGAACTGCACCTGCTCGGACAGCTGTTACGCGAACGGAGACTGATCACCCTGACCGGGGTCGGCGGAGTCGGCAAGACCCGGCTCGCCCTGCGCGCCGCCGCCGACGCCCGGCAGGCCCGGCCCGACGGCGTCTGGTGGGTCGACCTGTCACCGCTGCGCGACCCCGCCCTCCTGACGACTACCACCGCGCACACCGTCGGCCTCGTCGACCACTCCCCGCGCCCGCTCGACGAGGAACTGTGCGCCTGGATGGCCGACAAGGAGCTCCTGCTCGTCCTGGACACCTGCGAGCACCTGGTCGCCGACTGCCGCCACCTGGCAGGTGAACTCCTGCAGTCCGCACCCGGGTTGACCATCCTGATCACCTCACGCGAGCCCCTGCGCTGCGCGATCGAGGAAGTCGTCGAGGTCCGTCCGCTGCCCTGCGAAGGACCCGACAGCGACGCCCTGGCCCTCTTCCGCGCCCGCGCCCTCACCGCGGCACCCCACGCCGCCGCGGTCTTCGCCGACCCTGAGCGGACCGCGGTCGCCGCCGAGGTGTGCCGGCGTCTGGACGGCATCCCCCTCGCGCTGGAACTCGCCGGTGCCCGGTTGCGGTCGTGGACGGTCGAGCAGATGGCCGAGCGGATCGGCGAGCGCTTCGAGATGCTGTCGGACGCCCGGGCGACCCGGCCGCCCCGGCACCGGACCATGCGCACCACGATCGGCTGGAGCCACGAGCTGTGCGAGCCGCTCGAACGCCTGCTGTGGGCCCGGCTCTCGGTGTTCACCGGTGACTTCGACATCGCCGCGGCGCGCGCCGTGTGCGCGGGCGGCCCGCTGCCCGCCTCCCGGGTGGAACGCGTACTGGCCGGCCTCACCGCCAAGTCCGTTGTCCTGCGCTCCCGGGAGCGCGGCGCCGGCACCCGCTACCGGCTGCTGGACACGATCCGCGAGTACGGGCAGGACTGGCTGGCCGAACTGGGCGAGACCCAGCTGGTCTCCGACCGGCACGCGCACTGGTACGCGGCGCTCTCGCAGGCCGCCGACCGGGGTTGGATGGGCCCCGGACAGGTCGACTGGTACCGCAGGATCACCGCCGAGCACACCCAGCTGCGCACCGCCCTGGAACACCTGCTGACGGCCGACCCGGCGGCGGCGCTGGAGATGGCCGGGAACCTGTGGTTCTTCTGGTGCGCGTGCGGGCACGTGAACGAGGGCCGCGCCTTTCTGGAGCGGGCGCTGCGGCTCGCGCCGCGCACGGAGGTCGCCTACAACCAGGCCCTGTGGTCCCTCGGGCTCACCATGGTGCTCCAGGGCGACATGGACGAGGCCCGGCGCGTCGGCGAGCAGTGCGCCCTGCACGCCGCCCGCCTCGCCGACCCCGAACGGGAACTGCGCGCCGCCTACCTGCACGCGGCGTCGGTCCTCATGCCGGGCGACCCGGTACGGGCCCTGGAGCTGTCCGGCCCGCGGGCGCGGGCCGCCCACGGCGGCAGGCCCACCGGACCCGGCTGGCTCCTGTGCAAGCTGACCACCGGCTACTCCCTGTGCGCGCTGGAGCGCTTCGAGGAGGCGGCCGAGGAGGCGCGGTCCCTGCGGGAGGCGTGCACGGAGCTGGGCGAGCGGTGGATGCGGGCCTACGCGGACTACGTCCTGGCGGTGGCCGCACTGGGCCTGGGCGACCACGGGGAGGCGGCACGCCACGTCCGGGCGATGCTGTCCGGCAAGCGGCTCCTCGGCGACCGTCTGGGCATCGCACTGGGCCTCGACCTGCTGGCCACGGCGGTGGCCGGGCTGGGCGACGGCGAGCTGGCGGCCCGCCTGCTGGGCACCGGGCACGCGTGGTGGCGGACCGTGGGACGGCCGCAGATGGGCTCGCCCTCCCTGACGGCCCTGCGCGACGAGGGCGAACGGCAGGCACGGGCGGTGATCGGGGACGCGGCCTTCGAGGCGGCGTTCCGGGGCGGTGCGGCGGCGTTCACGGGCTAG
- a CDS encoding ABC transporter ATP-binding protein has product MPAGRYVEAVTDADLTLAPGESLALVGESGCGKSVLASALLGLLPGNAETAGSARLADGLDLLAADERTLARTVRGRRVGLVPQSPAAHLTPVRTVRAHLEETVRELADPAPAPHGPGRAARRGRARRAALRAAAEAAAARAAFPATHLDRHPHELSGGLAQRAATALALVGDAPLLLADEPTTGLDRDLVERTADELRAHTRADGRALLMITHDLAAAERIADTVAVMYAGRIVEITPAADFFGGPGPRHPYARGLLDALPERAFAPVPGAPPELGALPPGCAFAARCAAADPLCRTRRPTLTEGVACHHA; this is encoded by the coding sequence ATGCCCGCGGGACGGTACGTGGAGGCCGTCACCGACGCCGACCTCACGCTGGCGCCCGGCGAGAGCCTCGCCCTCGTCGGCGAGAGCGGCTGCGGGAAGTCCGTGCTCGCCTCCGCCCTCCTCGGCCTGCTCCCCGGCAACGCCGAGACCGCCGGGTCGGCCCGCCTCGCCGACGGCCTCGACCTGCTCGCCGCCGACGAGCGCACCCTCGCCCGCACCGTACGGGGCCGCCGCGTGGGCCTGGTCCCGCAGAGCCCCGCCGCGCACCTCACCCCGGTCCGGACCGTCCGCGCCCACCTGGAGGAGACCGTCCGCGAACTGGCCGACCCCGCCCCCGCACCCCACGGACCCGGCCGGGCCGCCCGCCGCGGGCGCGCCCGCCGGGCCGCCCTGCGCGCGGCGGCGGAGGCGGCCGCAGCGCGCGCCGCCTTCCCCGCCACCCACCTCGACCGCCACCCCCACGAACTCTCCGGCGGCCTCGCCCAGCGTGCGGCCACCGCCCTCGCCCTCGTCGGCGACGCCCCCCTGCTCCTGGCCGACGAGCCGACCACCGGCCTGGACCGGGACCTCGTCGAGCGCACCGCCGACGAACTGCGCGCCCACACCCGAGCCGACGGCCGGGCACTGCTGATGATCACCCACGACCTGGCCGCGGCCGAGCGGATCGCCGACACCGTCGCCGTGATGTACGCGGGGCGGATCGTCGAGATCACCCCGGCCGCAGACTTCTTCGGCGGCCCCGGGCCCCGTCACCCCTATGCGCGCGGCCTCCTCGACGCCCTCCCCGAACGCGCCTTCGCCCCCGTACCCGGAGCGCCGCCCGAGCTCGGCGCTCTCCCGCCCGGCTGCGCCTTCGCCGCCCGCTGCGCCGCGGCCGACCCGCTCTGCCGCACCCGGCGGCCCACGCTCACCGAAGGGGTGGCCTGCCACCATGCTTGA
- a CDS encoding fibronectin type III domain-containing protein — MRRSAPTPALFPAATGRTGRVGLAVLAGFVGLVGLVALTACTAPDTEPPPAPTGLTAQAGSATSVHVMWDAPADRAGVTRHQVFEGGRLVRELPAEKTMVDITGLAPKTGYSFTVRAEDAAGNLSGAGPAALVTTPEAKAEDRTAPTAPAATTARATGPRSARLSWEPSTDDTGVTAYDVYQGGVRIHTAGAGEKETTLTGLRPDTVYTFTVRARDGADNSSPDGPAVDVGTPPASGDGPPTAPADLTATASPRTVTLTWTAPDTGRATTEYELYVNGRPTTVIQFGAGAVPAGRVEHRLTVAEPTGTEWSVKLRARLPDGNWGAFSAERRITLVA; from the coding sequence GTGCGACGCAGCGCCCCCACGCCCGCCCTCTTCCCCGCCGCCACCGGCCGCACGGGCCGCGTAGGCCTCGCAGTCCTCGCGGGGTTCGTGGGCCTCGTCGGCCTCGTGGCCCTCACCGCCTGCACCGCACCCGACACCGAGCCGCCACCCGCCCCCACCGGGCTCACCGCCCAGGCCGGCAGCGCCACCTCCGTGCACGTCATGTGGGACGCCCCGGCGGACCGCGCCGGGGTGACGCGCCACCAGGTCTTCGAGGGCGGACGCCTGGTGCGGGAACTCCCGGCCGAGAAGACCATGGTGGACATCACCGGCCTCGCCCCGAAGACCGGTTACTCCTTCACGGTGCGGGCCGAGGACGCCGCCGGGAACCTCTCCGGAGCAGGCCCCGCCGCGCTCGTGACCACGCCCGAGGCCAAGGCCGAGGACCGCACCGCGCCCACCGCCCCCGCCGCCACCACCGCGCGCGCGACCGGCCCCCGCTCCGCCCGGCTGTCGTGGGAACCCTCCACGGACGACACCGGCGTCACGGCGTACGACGTCTACCAGGGCGGCGTGCGCATCCACACCGCCGGAGCAGGCGAGAAGGAGACCACACTGACCGGCCTGCGGCCCGACACCGTCTACACCTTCACGGTCCGGGCCCGGGACGGCGCGGACAACTCCTCCCCCGACGGCCCCGCCGTGGACGTCGGCACCCCGCCCGCCTCCGGCGACGGGCCGCCCACCGCACCCGCCGACCTCACCGCGACCGCCTCACCGCGCACGGTCACCCTCACCTGGACCGCCCCGGACACCGGCCGCGCGACCACGGAGTACGAGCTGTACGTCAACGGACGGCCCACCACCGTCATCCAGTTCGGCGCCGGCGCGGTGCCCGCCGGCCGGGTGGAGCACCGCCTCACCGTGGCCGAACCGACCGGCACCGAGTGGTCCGTGAAACTGCGGGCCAGGCTCCCTGACGGCAACTGGGGAGCCTTCTCCGCGGAACGGCGGATCACCCTCGTCGCATGA
- a CDS encoding SDR family NAD(P)-dependent oxidoreductase — protein sequence MRELNNVVGIVTGASRGVGPHIAAELARAGVRLALVARSGEGLKTAAEEIGRLGPEPLVVPADVSDEGAQRRIVETVRRELGPAGILVNNAGIEHVTRFQDATVESIRQVLLVNLFGAEALTRLVLPDMLEAGRGHVVNIGSVGGRTAYPYATINSSAKHGLVGFTWSLREELRGTGVGVSAVYPTLISDVGISAGWQAGRRPPLLGRVGPDEVARAVLKCIREDRVEITVAPVMEKVADVVSALSPRLTAWIARNGGIYKYLRGVADAQTRSQRHSEPA from the coding sequence GTGCGCGAACTGAACAACGTTGTGGGAATCGTCACGGGGGCGTCGCGCGGCGTCGGCCCGCACATCGCCGCGGAACTGGCCCGGGCGGGTGTCCGACTGGCACTCGTCGCCCGGTCCGGCGAAGGACTCAAGACCGCCGCGGAGGAGATCGGGCGGCTCGGTCCCGAGCCGCTCGTGGTGCCCGCCGACGTCTCCGACGAAGGGGCGCAGCGGCGGATCGTGGAGACGGTCCGCCGCGAACTGGGGCCGGCCGGGATCCTGGTCAACAACGCCGGGATCGAGCACGTCACCCGGTTCCAGGACGCCACGGTCGAGAGCATCCGGCAGGTCCTGCTGGTCAACCTGTTCGGCGCCGAGGCCCTGACCCGGCTGGTCCTGCCGGACATGCTCGAAGCCGGGCGCGGACACGTGGTCAACATCGGGTCCGTGGGCGGGCGTACGGCCTATCCGTACGCCACGATCAACTCCTCCGCCAAGCACGGCCTCGTCGGCTTCACCTGGTCCCTGCGCGAGGAGCTGCGGGGGACCGGGGTGGGGGTGTCGGCCGTGTACCCGACGCTGATCTCCGACGTCGGCATCTCCGCCGGCTGGCAGGCGGGCCGGCGCCCGCCGCTGCTCGGCCGGGTCGGACCCGACGAGGTCGCGCGCGCGGTCCTGAAGTGCATCCGGGAGGACAGGGTGGAGATCACCGTGGCGCCGGTGATGGAGAAGGTCGCGGACGTGGTCAGCGCCCTCTCCCCGCGGCTCACCGCCTGGATCGCCCGAAACGGTGGGATCTACAAGTACCTGCGCGGGGTCGCCGACGCGCAGACACGTTCACAACGACACTCTGAGCCGGCCTGA
- a CDS encoding MFS transporter: MLGKISTLALGAFAVGTSGYVVTGMLPQLSEELSVSLSTAGLLTTSFAVAYAIGSPLLAVALGGWRRRPLIITALLVAAAGNALAALATDFAVLTAARIVTAVGAAVFTPAATAVAAELSGPERRARAAAWVFGGLVTATIVGVPAGTLLVGPLGHRGVFWLVAGFCALSAVAVAVAVPEVAAPARVTLRRRLAVASDGRVVAVLAITLAASLGVFTVYTYAAPVLAETVGAHGTGLSLLLFGYGIGGAVGNAAGGFAADRYGYRMPLLVAVSGSVIALSALSAVHSTAIAAVLLFFWGVSSWGFNPPVQRRLLELSPDAGGLLLALNASALYLGIGLSGVVGGAVLDHAGITAVALTGALLCCVAALIHMVCGRRAVLQPTR; the protein is encoded by the coding sequence GTGTTAGGCAAGATCTCCACGCTCGCGCTCGGAGCGTTCGCAGTGGGGACGAGTGGTTACGTCGTCACCGGAATGCTGCCGCAGCTGAGCGAAGAGCTGTCCGTCTCGCTGTCCACGGCGGGACTGCTTACCACGTCCTTCGCGGTGGCCTACGCCATCGGCTCACCGCTGCTGGCCGTGGCCCTTGGCGGGTGGCGCCGCCGGCCACTGATCATCACGGCGCTGCTGGTGGCCGCGGCCGGCAACGCGCTCGCCGCACTGGCGACGGACTTCGCCGTCCTGACGGCCGCCAGGATCGTCACCGCCGTGGGCGCCGCGGTGTTCACCCCGGCCGCCACCGCGGTCGCCGCCGAACTGAGCGGCCCCGAGCGGCGGGCGCGCGCGGCGGCCTGGGTCTTCGGCGGGCTGGTGACCGCCACCATCGTCGGCGTGCCGGCCGGCACGCTGCTCGTCGGCCCGCTCGGGCACCGGGGCGTCTTCTGGCTCGTCGCGGGTTTCTGCGCGCTCTCCGCGGTGGCCGTCGCGGTGGCCGTGCCCGAGGTCGCGGCGCCCGCCAGGGTGACCCTGCGCCGGCGGCTGGCCGTCGCCTCCGACGGCCGGGTCGTCGCCGTCCTCGCCATCACGCTCGCGGCCAGCCTCGGGGTGTTCACCGTGTACACGTACGCGGCACCGGTACTGGCCGAGACCGTCGGGGCGCACGGCACCGGGCTGAGCCTGCTCCTCTTCGGCTACGGGATCGGCGGCGCCGTCGGCAACGCGGCCGGCGGGTTCGCCGCCGACCGCTACGGCTACCGGATGCCGCTGCTGGTGGCCGTGTCCGGCAGCGTGATCGCCCTGTCCGCGCTGTCCGCGGTGCACAGCACGGCGATCGCGGCGGTACTGCTGTTCTTCTGGGGGGTGTCGAGCTGGGGCTTCAACCCGCCGGTCCAGCGCCGGCTGCTCGAACTCTCGCCGGACGCCGGCGGTCTGCTGCTGGCGCTCAACGCCTCCGCCCTCTATCTGGGCATCGGCCTGTCCGGGGTCGTCGGGGGCGCGGTGCTCGACCACGCCGGCATCACCGCCGTGGCGCTGACCGGGGCGCTGCTGTGCTGCGTCGCGGCCTTGATCCACATGGTCTGCGGCAGGCGTGCCGTACTGCAGCCGACCCGCTGA
- a CDS encoding streptavidin: protein MTRVRQTLVALCALSLTFVTVSASASADTRATVSQTAESGSVTESRPGILGTWYNQLGSVMVVTRAANGGFTGTYESAVGNAEKRYTMTGRYDSAPADGTGTTVGWTVAYRNAHRNAHSVATWSGQYVGGSQERIVTQWLLSYGTTPADQWKSTVLGHDEFTRVKPSAADIEKARRLGVTTANPQASEGE, encoded by the coding sequence GTGACGCGTGTACGCCAAACCCTGGTCGCACTGTGCGCCCTGTCCCTGACCTTCGTCACCGTGTCCGCGAGCGCTTCGGCGGACACCCGCGCGACCGTGTCGCAGACCGCGGAGAGCGGTTCCGTGACGGAGTCCCGGCCCGGCATCCTGGGCACCTGGTACAACCAGCTCGGCTCCGTCATGGTGGTGACGCGGGCCGCGAACGGCGGGTTCACCGGAACCTACGAGTCCGCGGTCGGCAACGCCGAGAAGCGCTACACCATGACGGGCCGCTACGACAGCGCGCCCGCCGACGGCACCGGGACCACCGTCGGATGGACCGTCGCCTACCGCAACGCCCACCGCAACGCCCACTCTGTCGCGACCTGGAGCGGACAGTACGTCGGCGGCAGCCAGGAGCGGATCGTCACCCAGTGGCTGCTGAGCTACGGCACGACGCCCGCCGACCAGTGGAAGTCGACCGTCCTCGGCCACGACGAGTTCACCCGGGTCAAGCCCTCCGCCGCCGACATCGAGAAGGCGCGCCGGCTGGGCGTGACTACTGCGAATCCGCAGGCCTCCGAAGGGGAGTGA